The following are encoded together in the Verrucomicrobiota bacterium genome:
- a CDS encoding DUF1501 domain-containing protein, producing the protein MDINQHRPQLTDYFATRRQFLNRFGMGMGGLSLAWLLGPELGGTANAITATNPLAPRKPHFPAKAKRVIHIFAQGGPSHIDTWDPKPALAKYGDQKVDAIGGTPLPTQFKFTPSGKSGVEVSEIWPHIGANIDDVAVIRSMTTDIPSHEFATVMMNTGSGRLVKPSLGSWTVYGLGTDNQNLPGFVALSGGLGGAANWRSAFLPGAFQGTLVSNPAASVERIIENIKTSHLSLARQREQLDLVQAFNAEHQKNLGQEAALESRIQSFELAYQMQTEATDAFDISREPQHIREMYGETPQGRQLLVARRLIEKGVRFVQTWHNGWDHHTAVANNLRRKAGEIDQAIGALIKDLRSRGMLEDTLVVWGGEFGRTPRHDRGQRGEPGRDHHNKSFVSWMAGGGVKGGQAYGASDEFGFNAVENKVHVHDLHATILRLLGFDHEKLTYRYNGRDFRLTDVYGNVVKDLIA; encoded by the coding sequence ATGGACATCAACCAGCATCGTCCCCAATTGACCGATTACTTCGCCACCCGCCGCCAGTTCCTCAACCGCTTCGGCATGGGCATGGGCGGCTTGAGCCTCGCGTGGTTGCTCGGCCCCGAGCTTGGCGGCACCGCGAACGCCATCACCGCCACCAACCCGCTCGCGCCGCGCAAGCCGCACTTCCCCGCCAAGGCCAAGCGCGTCATCCACATCTTCGCACAGGGCGGCCCGTCGCACATCGACACGTGGGACCCGAAGCCCGCGCTCGCCAAATACGGCGACCAAAAAGTGGACGCCATCGGCGGCACGCCGCTGCCCACGCAGTTCAAGTTCACCCCGAGCGGCAAGTCCGGCGTCGAAGTCAGCGAAATCTGGCCTCACATCGGCGCGAACATTGACGACGTGGCGGTCATCCGCTCGATGACCACCGACATCCCGTCGCACGAGTTCGCCACGGTGATGATGAACACCGGCTCCGGCCGGCTCGTGAAGCCCTCGCTCGGCTCATGGACCGTTTACGGCCTCGGCACGGACAACCAAAACCTCCCCGGCTTCGTTGCGCTGAGCGGCGGCCTCGGCGGCGCGGCCAACTGGCGCTCGGCGTTCCTGCCCGGGGCGTTTCAGGGCACGCTCGTCAGCAACCCCGCCGCGAGCGTCGAGAGGATCATCGAGAACATCAAGACCTCGCACCTTTCGCTCGCCCGCCAGCGCGAGCAACTCGACCTCGTGCAGGCCTTCAACGCCGAACACCAGAAAAACCTCGGCCAGGAAGCCGCGCTCGAGTCGCGCATCCAGTCCTTCGAACTCGCCTACCAGATGCAGACCGAGGCGACGGACGCCTTCGACATCAGCCGCGAGCCGCAGCACATCCGCGAGATGTATGGCGAGACGCCCCAAGGCCGGCAATTGCTCGTCGCGCGCCGGCTCATCGAGAAGGGCGTGCGGTTCGTCCAGACGTGGCACAACGGCTGGGACCACCACACCGCCGTGGCGAACAACCTCCGCCGCAAGGCCGGTGAAATCGACCAGGCCATCGGCGCGTTGATCAAGGACCTCCGCAGCCGCGGAATGCTCGAGGACACGCTCGTCGTGTGGGGCGGCGAATTCGGCCGCACCCCGCGGCACGACCGCGGGCAGCGCGGCGAACCCGGCCGCGACCACCACAACAAGTCATTCGTCTCGTGGATGGCCGGCGGCGGCGTCAAAGGTGGCCAGGCTTACGGCGCGTCCGACGAGTTCGGCTTCAACGCCGTCGAGAACAAGGTCCACGTGCACGACCTGCACGCGACCATCCTGCGCCTGCTGGGCTTCGATCACGAGAAACTCACGTATCGCTACAACGGCCGCGACTTCCGCCTCACCGACGTTTACGGCAACGTGGTCAAGGACCTGATCGCCTGA